Sequence from the Candidatus Pantoea soli genome:
TATGACGGCGGCATTCTGCTGTTTGTCGGCGCGCTGGTCATTATCTGGGCCGCCAGCCGTTTTACCTCGCTTTCACGCACCGCGCTTTTCTGGGCAGCCTTTATTCTGACCCGTCCTCTGGGTGCGGTGGTCGGGGATTTCCTTGATAAACCGATTGCGGATGGCGGGCTGGCGCTGAGCCGCTACAGCGCATCGCTGTCACTGGCGCTGATTATCGTCGCCTTTCTCTGCCTGTTGCCGCAGCGTCCGGCGGTGAAAACGGTCTCCACCGTATAAAGGCAGCAGGAATCGCGCTGTCCCTTAGGATCGCAAAGGCAGAGCCGCACGCTCTGCCTTTTTTATTGATGACGTTCCTGCGCCCTTAAACAGCCGGCGTATTTCAGGAGTGGTGATCGCGCAGGTATACCGTCAGCACGTCCCGGGGAGCCTGCCGGCCGCACTCTGAAATCAGCCAGCCCACCGCACCACGATGATAGGTGCCGTGAAACAGCACATGGTGCAGCATATCGCCTGCCGTCATTGCACCTGCGCCACCATCCACGAAACGGAAAGCGATTCGCGCATTAAAATCCTCTGGCTGCAGGGTTTCGACATGTCGGATATACCAGTCTGTAGTCTCCGCCATTTTCGTCTGCAGCTCCGCAACCACAGGCGTTTCCGGGGTACTCAGCGCGGTGTAGCCGTGCGGCTGGCCAAGGATATTGGCTTTGAAGATCGCGTCCACCACGTAAATGTGATTCATCAGCCGGAGCATGCGGTGGCGCATGTCTGCGTAAGCCGGCTCATCAATGCCTGCAACAGTGGCCAGGGTTTCGGCATCTATCCAGCGCTTATATTTCAACAGGGTAATCATGTTTTCCGTGCTCATCCGCCCTTCCTTATTTGAGTATTTGCCGCGCATCCGCGCAGAGCAGCCCGCTAACATGCCATGCCGCGCCGCAAACGAACAGCGCGGATTGCTCCGCCACTATTCTTTATCGTCGCCGCCGGAAAATCAGTATCATAGCCTATCTGCCGCTTACCGGATTGAGTAACAACCTGTTATGACCGACCACACTGCGCTATTTTCGCGGCTCTCCTCCCTGCTGACGCAACCCAGCCGCACGCCGTTATACAAACGCTTTGCCAGCGCCATGAAAGAGGCAGTGCGCGATGGCACGCTGCGCCATGAAGAGATCCTGCCCGGCGAACGTGAGTTCAGTCACTCGCTGGGTATTTCGCGCATTACCGTGCGCAAGGCAATGGATGAGCTGGAAAAAGAGGGCATGGTGCTGCGCTCACGCGGCTACGGCACGCAAATCTGTAGCCCGTTTGAGTACTCGCTGAAAGAACCCAATGGCCTGTCGCAGCAGGCTGTACTGCGCGGCAAGAAGCCGGACACCTTGTGGATCAGCAAAAATAAAATTCCCTGCAGCATGGAGATTGCAGAACAGCTTGGGCTCAGTGAAGGCAGCGAAGTCTACCTGCTGAAGCGCGTGCGCTATGTTGACCAGCAGGCGGTCTCCGTCGAAGAGTCCTGGGTACCGGCCCGCTACATTGCGGATGTCGCGGCGATCGGCATTTCGCTGTATGACTATTTCCGCCAGCAGCAAATCATTCCGGTGAAATCACAGAGCCGGGTCAGCGCACGCATGCCGGATGCCGCCCTGCAACAGCAAATCGCCCTGCCTGCCGGTGTGCCGGTGCTGGTGATTAAGCAGCTGGCGTTTGATGCGCAGGGCGATGCGCTGGAGTACAGCATCAGCTACTGCCGCAGTGACATGTACGTATTTATTGCTGAGTAAGCGCCTGCTGCCAGTAGCGATAAAGCGTGGCGCGATCCGGTGCGCAATCTCCGCCGCGATGCGCCACCACATAGGAAGCCACCGCATTGCCGAGCGCCACGCTCTCCGCCAGTGACCAGCCGGAAGCCAGTCCCGCCAGCAGACCGCCGGCATGGCTGTCACCGGCGCCAATGGTATCCACCACCGTCGCGGGCAGCGCCGGTAACCAGCCCTGCTGACTGGCGTCGGCAAAGCCGGCCCCCTCGCTGTCCAGCCGCACCACAATGGCTGACGCGAAACGCTGCTGCCAGCGCGTCATCAGCTGTCGCGCCTCGAACGGCTCAGTGATGGCCAGACGTTCGCACCACAGCTGTTGCGCCTCCTGTCTGTTCACTGTAATCAGTGGATGCATCGCCATAATCCGGTCAAACAAGGCCGCGTCGATCGCCGCCAGCCGCGGACCCAAATCCACCAGCAGTTGACAGGGCGCAGGTTGCTGCTCCAGCCAGTCGAGCAGCCCTGCACCGCTGCGGCTGGCAAGCTGATAGCCGGAGAGATAAATCCAGCGCTGCGGCAGTTGCGGCAGCGCACTGAGCAGCGCGGCGTCCCACTGATTCTCTACGCCACTGACGGATAAAAACGTGCGCTCACCCTCCGGCTCGACCAGCGCCAGGCACCAGCCGTTATCACCCGCTGCATTCTCCAGCACGCTATGTATTCCATAGTCAGCCAGTTTCTGCCGGATGAGGCTGGCCCACGGCCCGGCGCCCAGCGGCAGCGCGTTAATCGACGGAATGCCCAGCCGGTGCAGCGTAATCGCGACGTTAAGCGCACAGCCACCCACGCTGACGCCCTGCTGCTGCAGTTCAATATCGCTGCCACGCTGCGGGAGTGAACCCGCCTTCGCAATCACATCCACCACCGCGGCGCCGATCACACACACCGGCAGACGCCCCGACAGTCGTGCTAGATCATCAGGCGTGAGCATACGCGGCCTCACGCTGCTGGCGAAAACGCAGGAATGCACGGCTGTAACGGGTAAAGTCCAGCGCATTGGCAGCGTCCAGCTCCGCTTTCAGCGTCGGGTCAATGGCATCAATCCCGTGCAGCGCACCGCACACCGCCACCGCCATTGCACCGATGGTGTCGGTATCCCCTCCCAGATTGGCGCATAAAATCGCACAGCGGTTGGGATCGGTGCCGGCCAGTTCTACCATCGCTATCGCCGCCGGTACCGATTCAATGGTGCTGGTGCCCGTGCCGACCAGATCGTAAATCTGCTGCATGGTTGACTCGGCACCCCTGCCCTGCGCCGCGACCTGCAGCGCCAGCTCAATGCGCGACGCCATTGACGCGCTGAATGTCGTGATGCGCTTCTCCTGTGCGGCCCGCGCAATCGCGGGCAGCTCGTCGCGCAGGGTGGCCCAGGCCGCGCCGTCGATGGCGCGGGAAATGGCCCAGGCTATCGCTGTGGCACCCGCGACGGCAACATCTGCTTTGTGCGTGGGGCTGGATGCCAGCGCCACGGCATCAATAAAGGCGTTGAGATCCCGTGCGGGCAGCAGGCAGCCCAAGGGTGATACGCGCATGGCGGCGCCATTGGTCAGCCCGTTATTTTCCAGTTGCGCCACCGGCGTACCGTTTTTCAGCGCGTTAAGGGCAATCTTTGAGGTTGGCCCGAGTACATTTTTATTGAAGGCATCAAACGATTCTGCCCAGCGCAGAATATTGGCACCAATGGTTTCCGCGTTGATCTCCCCCTCATGGCTGATGATGGCGTCCGCCAGCGCCAGCGCCATGGCGGTGTCATCAGTAAAAGTCGCGCGGCCAAAATAGCAGGCGGCACTGTTTTCAGCCGGTCCCGGCAGAAAGCGATCGATCCAGCCAAAATGCTGCTTCACGCGACTGCGCGGCCATAACTCTGAGGGCATGCCCATTGCATCGCCGAGCGCCTGGCCGTAAAAAGCGCCCAGAATCCGTTTTTCCTGGTGTGTCATTGTCATTATTACATCTCTTATTTATGGCTTTCAGCAGGCGCTGCATGATCGAAAGCGGTTAATTCGTCGCTGCGTTTTTTGCCGTCACGGAACAGGACGATAAAAGCCAGCGTGATGATGACAATCATAACGCTGCCGAACAGCCACATACCGGCCCAGTTAAAGGTTTGCCCGTTACGCGGTTGGTCATAAGCGAACATCTCTTGCATCAGATAACCGCCCAGACGATAGCCCAGCAGGCTGCCGATACCCTGACACGCCAGCGTAATCAGCCCCTGCGCCGCGTTACGCATGGCGACCGGCGCTTTCTTATCGACATAGATATAGGCCGTAATGAAGTAGAAGTCGTAGCTGACGCCGTGCAGCAGGATGCCCATAAACAGCAGGCCAAACGTGAGGATGTTCTGGTCGCCGCCGAAAACAAAGAACACATAGCGCAGCGCGGCGGTCACCAGGCCAAGCAGCAGCACTTTGCCGATACCGAAGCGCTTGATAAAGAACGGCAGCGCCAGCAGGAAGAAGATCTCTGAGACCTGTCCCAGCGTCATCCAGCCGGTGGCATGCGGCAGTCCGACTTCCGTCAGATAACCTTCGGCAAAAATGTAGTAAAACGCCAGCGGCATGCTGAACAGGAAGGAGCAAACAAAAAATACCAGAAAGCTGCGATCTTTCAGCAGGTGCAGCGCATCCAGCCCGAGCGCCACGCGCAGGCTGAATTTCCCGGTGCTTTTGGGTTCCGTTGCCGGCAGGGTTAACGCAAACAGCCCAAGCAGCAGCGAACTGGCTGCGGTAATCAGCAGCGGGACGTTGCTGGCAGAGATATCGCCAAAGCCCAGCAGCGGCGGCAGAAATCCGCAGACAATACCGGAGGCGATCCAGCCAAGCGTGCCCATAACGCGAATACGCGGATAGTCGCGCTCCACATCGCCGACGTGCGAAAACGCAATGCTGTTGGTCAGCGCAATGGTCGGCATATAGGTCAGTGCATAAAGCAGCAGTAAGGGGAAAAAGCCAGAGAAATGGGTTTGCTGCGCGGCGAG
This genomic interval carries:
- a CDS encoding PfkB family carbohydrate kinase; the encoded protein is MLTPDDLARLSGRLPVCVIGAAVVDVIAKAGSLPQRGSDIELQQQGVSVGGCALNVAITLHRLGIPSINALPLGAGPWASLIRQKLADYGIHSVLENAAGDNGWCLALVEPEGERTFLSVSGVENQWDAALLSALPQLPQRWIYLSGYQLASRSGAGLLDWLEQQPAPCQLLVDLGPRLAAIDAALFDRIMAMHPLITVNRQEAQQLWCERLAITEPFEARQLMTRWQQRFASAIVVRLDSEGAGFADASQQGWLPALPATVVDTIGAGDSHAGGLLAGLASGWSLAESVALGNAVASYVVAHRGGDCAPDRATLYRYWQQALTQQ
- a CDS encoding DinB family protein encodes the protein MSTENMITLLKYKRWIDAETLATVAGIDEPAYADMRHRMLRLMNHIYVVDAIFKANILGQPHGYTALSTPETPVVAELQTKMAETTDWYIRHVETLQPEDFNARIAFRFVDGGAGAMTAGDMLHHVLFHGTYHRGAVGWLISECGRQAPRDVLTVYLRDHHS
- a CDS encoding GntR family transcriptional regulator, which gives rise to MTDHTALFSRLSSLLTQPSRTPLYKRFASAMKEAVRDGTLRHEEILPGEREFSHSLGISRITVRKAMDELEKEGMVLRSRGYGTQICSPFEYSLKEPNGLSQQAVLRGKKPDTLWISKNKIPCSMEIAEQLGLSEGSEVYLLKRVRYVDQQAVSVEESWVPARYIADVAAIGISLYDYFRQQQIIPVKSQSRVSARMPDAALQQQIALPAGVPVLVIKQLAFDAQGDALEYSISYCRSDMYVFIAE
- a CDS encoding ADP-ribosylglycohydrolase family protein, whose protein sequence is MTMTHQEKRILGAFYGQALGDAMGMPSELWPRSRVKQHFGWIDRFLPGPAENSAACYFGRATFTDDTAMALALADAIISHEGEINAETIGANILRWAESFDAFNKNVLGPTSKIALNALKNGTPVAQLENNGLTNGAAMRVSPLGCLLPARDLNAFIDAVALASSPTHKADVAVAGATAIAWAISRAIDGAAWATLRDELPAIARAAQEKRITTFSASMASRIELALQVAAQGRGAESTMQQIYDLVGTGTSTIESVPAAIAMVELAGTDPNRCAILCANLGGDTDTIGAMAVAVCGALHGIDAIDPTLKAELDAANALDFTRYSRAFLRFRQQREAAYAHA
- a CDS encoding nucleoside permease — translated: MKTTIPKLSFMMFLEWFIWGAWFVPLWAFLSKNGFTPVEIAWCYACTSIAAILSPILVGSLADRFFQAQKVLSLLTIAGAILMFLAAQQTHFSGFFPLLLLYALTYMPTIALTNSIAFSHVGDVERDYPRIRVMGTLGWIASGIVCGFLPPLLGFGDISASNVPLLITAASSLLLGLFALTLPATEPKSTGKFSLRVALGLDALHLLKDRSFLVFFVCSFLFSMPLAFYYIFAEGYLTEVGLPHATGWMTLGQVSEIFFLLALPFFIKRFGIGKVLLLGLVTAALRYVFFVFGGDQNILTFGLLFMGILLHGVSYDFYFITAYIYVDKKAPVAMRNAAQGLITLACQGIGSLLGYRLGGYLMQEMFAYDQPRNGQTFNWAGMWLFGSVMIVIITLAFIVLFRDGKKRSDELTAFDHAAPAESHK